A genomic window from Flavobacterium sp. I3-2 includes:
- the mqo gene encoding malate dehydrogenase (quinone), whose product MSTNKNTETDVVLIGAGIMSATLGLMLKELDSSLSIEIIERLDSAAKESSDAWNNAGTGHSAFCELNYTSEKNGVVDTTKALDICEQFEVTRQFLTYLLDKKIIQNPSEFINHVPHMSFVWGNENVKFLENRFHALKKNPLFAEMQFSKDPAEIEKWVPLIMEGRKANEAVAATHMDLGTDVNFGALTRKMISHQASQNGVNVSFETEVYDVKKQADGRWRIFAKDLKTGVQYTITTKFVFIGAGGASILLLEKSGIPEGKAYGGFPVSGLWLVCNNEELANKHLAKVYGKASVGAPPMSVPHLDTRYIDGKKSLLFGPYAGFSTKFLKTGSYCDLFKSISTTNIGTMVGAGLDNLDLTKYLVTEVMKSMDKRVESLQEYFPNAKKEDWRLEIAGQRVQTMKRDKNNKAVLAFGTEVVNAADGSLAVLLGASPGASTSVSIMLKLISKCFPEKYNSPEWQAKFKEMIPSFGQKLNDNPELLHQMREKTAKSLGLSK is encoded by the coding sequence ATGTCAACAAACAAAAATACAGAAACCGATGTGGTTTTAATTGGTGCCGGTATTATGAGTGCAACACTTGGTTTAATGCTTAAAGAATTAGACTCAAGTTTATCAATTGAAATCATAGAGCGTTTAGATAGTGCTGCTAAAGAAAGTTCAGATGCATGGAATAACGCAGGAACAGGACATTCGGCTTTTTGTGAATTAAATTATACATCAGAAAAAAATGGTGTTGTTGATACGACTAAAGCGTTAGATATTTGTGAACAATTTGAAGTTACAAGACAATTTTTAACGTACTTATTAGATAAAAAAATCATTCAAAATCCAAGTGAGTTTATTAATCATGTGCCACACATGAGTTTTGTTTGGGGAAATGAGAATGTGAAATTTTTAGAAAACAGATTTCATGCACTTAAGAAAAATCCATTGTTTGCAGAAATGCAATTTTCTAAAGACCCTGCAGAAATCGAAAAATGGGTTCCATTAATTATGGAAGGCAGAAAAGCAAATGAAGCTGTGGCTGCTACACATATGGATTTAGGAACCGATGTAAATTTTGGTGCTTTAACTCGTAAAATGATTTCGCATCAAGCAAGTCAAAACGGTGTAAATGTTTCTTTTGAAACAGAAGTTTATGACGTTAAAAAACAAGCGGACGGACGTTGGAGAATCTTTGCAAAAGATTTAAAAACAGGAGTTCAATATACAATTACTACTAAATTTGTATTTATTGGTGCTGGTGGAGCTTCAATCTTATTACTTGAAAAATCTGGAATTCCAGAAGGAAAAGCTTACGGTGGATTCCCAGTTTCTGGATTATGGTTGGTTTGTAATAACGAAGAATTAGCAAATAAACATTTAGCTAAAGTTTACGGAAAAGCTTCGGTTGGTGCACCACCAATGTCGGTTCCGCACTTAGATACACGTTATATAGATGGTAAAAAATCTTTATTATTTGGACCTTATGCAGGTTTTTCTACTAAATTCTTAAAAACAGGTTCTTACTGCGATTTATTCAAATCTATTTCTACAACAAATATTGGGACAATGGTTGGTGCAGGTTTAGACAATCTAGATTTAACTAAGTATTTGGTTACAGAAGTTATGAAATCAATGGATAAACGTGTTGAGTCTTTACAAGAATATTTTCCTAATGCAAAGAAAGAAGATTGGCGTTTAGAAATTGCAGGTCAACGTGTGCAAACCATGAAACGCGATAAAAATAATAAAGCGGTTTTAGCTTTCGGTACCGAAGTGGTAAACGCTGCAGATGGTTCTTTAGCTGTTTTATTAGGTGCATCTCCAGGTGCATCAACATCGGTGAGCATCATGCTTAAATTAATAAGTAAATGTTTCCCTGAGAAATATAACAGCCCAGAATGGCAAGCGAAGTTTAAAGAAATGATTCCTTCGTTCGGACAAAAATTAAATGATAACCCTGAGTTATTACATCAAATGAGAGA
- a CDS encoding cysteine desulfurase family protein: MKQIYLDNAATTSVRPEVVEEMIKVLRADFGNPSSTYSVGRHSKALIENARKTIAKQFNVSSSEIVFTSCGTEGNNWIIRSAVRDLVVKRIITTKIEHHCTLYSIQQMEKEYGTEIQYINILPNSEIDYKQLEELLQDNIPTLVSLMHVNNEVGTILDLKRVADLCIANNALFHTDTVQSVGKVEIPLDEIPVDFIVASAHKFHGPKGAGFVFIRKKNVLKPLIVGGEQEKGLRAGTEAPHQVVGMAKALELSYEHLNDERKAITELRDYCKAKLEENFPGIKINGNGSTFYNVLNILLPFSPEKAAMILFNLDMKGIAVSRGSACQSGSQKPSHVLAEFLNEEDIKKPSLRVSFGHENTKEEIDFLIDVLKDV, translated from the coding sequence ATGAAACAAATTTATTTAGATAATGCTGCAACTACTTCAGTAAGACCAGAAGTGGTTGAAGAGATGATTAAAGTTTTAAGAGCCGATTTCGGAAATCCTTCTTCAACATATTCAGTTGGTCGTCACAGTAAAGCGTTAATCGAAAATGCAAGAAAAACAATTGCTAAACAGTTTAATGTTTCTTCTTCAGAAATTGTTTTTACATCTTGCGGAACCGAAGGTAATAACTGGATTATTCGTTCGGCTGTTCGTGATTTAGTTGTTAAACGAATCATAACAACAAAAATCGAACATCATTGTACGTTGTATTCTATCCAACAAATGGAAAAAGAATACGGAACTGAAATTCAGTATATAAATATTCTTCCAAATTCAGAAATTGATTACAAACAATTAGAAGAATTACTGCAAGATAATATTCCAACTTTAGTGAGTTTAATGCACGTGAATAATGAGGTTGGAACTATTCTAGATTTAAAACGCGTGGCAGATTTATGTATTGCAAATAATGCTTTATTTCATACTGATACAGTTCAATCGGTAGGGAAAGTTGAAATTCCTTTAGATGAAATTCCAGTTGATTTTATTGTTGCAAGTGCACATAAATTCCACGGACCAAAAGGAGCTGGATTTGTTTTTATCCGTAAGAAAAATGTTTTAAAACCATTAATCGTTGGTGGAGAACAAGAAAAAGGTTTACGTGCCGGAACCGAAGCGCCACATCAAGTAGTTGGAATGGCAAAAGCTTTGGAATTATCTTACGAGCATTTGAACGACGAACGCAAAGCAATTACAGAATTACGCGATTATTGTAAAGCGAAATTAGAAGAAAATTTCCCTGGAATTAAAATCAACGGAAACGGATCGACTTTCTATAATGTGTTAAATATTTTATTACCATTTTCTCCCGAAAAAGCGGCAATGATTCTTTTTAATTTAGATATGAAAGGAATTGCAGTTTCAAGAGGAAGTGCTTGTCAATCAGGAAGTCAAAAACCTTCGCACGTTTTAGCTGAATTTTTGAACGAAGAAGATATTAAAAAACCAAGTTTACGTGTTTCTTTTGGACACGAAAATACCAAAGAAGAAATCGATTTTTTAATTGATGTATTAAAAGATGTTTAA
- the ruvX gene encoding Holliday junction resolvase RuvX: protein MNINPSRLLAIDYGGKRTGIAITDEMQIIASGLTTVETKQLFPFLQEYLSKEKVSKVIVGEPKRLNNEPSEIAPKIDEFVVKFKKLYPTIEVIRMDERFTSKMAFQTMIDSGLKKKQRQNKALVDEIAATILLQDYLNSKMF, encoded by the coding sequence TTGAATATTAATCCATCACGATTATTGGCAATTGATTATGGCGGTAAACGTACCGGAATCGCTATAACAGATGAGATGCAAATTATTGCTTCGGGTTTAACTACAGTCGAAACCAAACAATTATTTCCTTTTTTACAAGAATATCTTTCTAAAGAAAAAGTGTCAAAAGTTATTGTTGGTGAGCCTAAACGTTTAAATAACGAACCGTCTGAAATTGCTCCAAAAATTGATGAGTTTGTAGTTAAATTCAAGAAATTATATCCTACAATCGAAGTGATCCGAATGGATGAAAGATTTACTTCTAAAATGGCTTTTCAAACCATGATAGATAGTGGTCTTAAGAAAAAACAACGTCAGAATAAAGCATTGGTAGATGAAATTGCAGCAACTATTTTGCTTCAAGATTATTTGAACAGTAAAATGTTTTAA
- a CDS encoding AIR synthase related protein produces the protein MNSETNNRYALRGVSAQKEDVHNAIKNIDKGLFPKAFCKIVPDYLTNDEDYCLIMHADGAGTKSSLAYLYWKETGDISVWKGIAQDALIMNIDDLLCVGATDNILLSSTIGRNKNLVPGEVISAIINGTEELIEDLKKFGVTIHSTGGETADVGDVVRTIIVDSTVTARMKRSDVIDNANIQPGDVIVGLESFGQATYESEYNGGMGSNGLTSARHDVFAHYLAENYPESFDSSVPKELVYSGGMKLTDEVENAPINAGKLVLSPTRTYAPIIKAILDKYNSESIHGMVHCSGGAQTKILHFVDYVHVIKDNLFDVPPLFKLIQEQSKTDWKEMYQVFNCGHRMELYVKPEVAEEIIAISKSFHVNAQIVGRVEASESKKLTINSVYGTFEY, from the coding sequence ATGAATTCAGAAACAAATAATCGTTATGCACTTCGCGGAGTATCAGCTCAAAAGGAAGATGTTCATAACGCTATTAAAAACATTGATAAAGGTTTATTTCCTAAAGCTTTTTGTAAAATTGTACCAGATTATTTAACTAACGATGAAGATTATTGTTTGATTATGCACGCTGATGGTGCCGGAACAAAATCGTCTTTAGCTTATTTATATTGGAAAGAAACCGGAGATATTTCTGTTTGGAAAGGAATTGCACAAGATGCATTAATCATGAATATTGATGATTTATTATGCGTTGGGGCAACTGATAATATTTTACTTTCTTCAACTATCGGAAGAAATAAAAATTTGGTTCCGGGAGAAGTGATTTCTGCAATTATCAATGGTACTGAAGAATTAATCGAAGATTTAAAAAAATTCGGAGTTACGATTCATTCTACAGGTGGTGAAACTGCCGATGTTGGTGATGTAGTTCGTACGATTATTGTTGATTCAACAGTTACAGCTCGTATGAAACGCAGCGATGTAATTGACAATGCAAACATTCAACCAGGTGATGTTATCGTTGGTTTAGAATCGTTCGGACAAGCAACTTACGAATCAGAATATAACGGAGGAATGGGGTCTAACGGATTAACTTCGGCTCGTCATGATGTGTTTGCACATTATTTGGCTGAAAATTATCCAGAAAGTTTCGATTCATCTGTACCAAAAGAATTGGTTTATTCTGGTGGAATGAAATTAACGGATGAAGTTGAAAATGCACCAATCAATGCAGGTAAATTAGTACTTTCTCCAACAAGAACGTATGCGCCAATTATCAAAGCAATTTTAGATAAATACAATTCAGAAAGCATTCACGGAATGGTTCACTGTTCAGGTGGTGCACAAACAAAAATCTTACATTTCGTTGACTATGTTCATGTAATTAAAGATAATTTATTCGATGTTCCACCATTGTTTAAATTAATTCAAGAACAATCTAAAACAGATTGGAAAGAAATGTATCAAGTTTTCAACTGCGGGCATCGTATGGAATTATACGTAAAACCAGAAGTTGCAGAAGAAATAATTGCTATCTCAAAATCGTTTCATGTAAACGCACAAATCGTAGGTAGAGTAGAAGCTTCTGAATCTAAAAAATTAACTATTAATTCAGTTTACGGAACTTTTGAATATTAA
- a CDS encoding EamA family transporter, whose product MNALKYYIAAFSAFFMWGFFSIALKAITAYSSFDILFFRIVFSTFLIVLFSAFFRREKLQIDYKLLQQLPSKDKKRTLLLTSLGGLLLGLNWFLFIYVVNQVNVQSASFAYLICPIITTFFAFIILKEKIEKHQWLAILVSLIGCGIYYTTNPSNLIYAFVIAATYAIYLVSQKKNVYFDKFNVLLVQMFVIFLLALPYCFLGSFQLPTEFDFYFYILLIAVLFTIVPLYLNLFALKGISASTVGILIYINPIITFILAIFYFKESINMLQIGSYLLILLSIVIFNYKIINIKKLEPSKK is encoded by the coding sequence ATGAATGCATTAAAATATTATATCGCTGCATTTTCCGCATTTTTTATGTGGGGATTTTTCTCTATTGCGTTAAAAGCGATAACCGCCTATTCGAGTTTTGATATCTTATTTTTTAGAATCGTATTCTCAACATTTTTAATTGTGCTATTCAGTGCTTTTTTCCGTCGTGAAAAATTACAAATCGATTATAAATTATTACAACAATTACCATCCAAAGACAAAAAACGAACCTTATTATTAACATCACTTGGTGGATTATTATTGGGTTTAAATTGGTTTTTGTTTATTTATGTGGTTAATCAAGTAAATGTGCAATCGGCATCGTTTGCTTATTTAATATGTCCGATTATCACCACGTTTTTTGCTTTTATCATCTTAAAAGAAAAAATAGAAAAACACCAATGGTTGGCTATTTTGGTCAGTTTAATTGGATGCGGAATTTACTATACAACCAACCCAAGCAATTTAATTTACGCTTTTGTAATCGCAGCAACTTATGCGATTTATCTGGTTTCACAAAAGAAAAATGTGTATTTCGATAAGTTTAATGTCTTGTTGGTTCAAATGTTTGTTATCTTTCTTTTGGCGTTGCCATATTGTTTTTTGGGAAGTTTTCAATTGCCAACCGAATTTGATTTTTACTTTTATATTTTATTGATTGCGGTACTATTTACAATTGTTCCGTTATATTTAAATTTATTTGCATTAAAAGGAATTTCAGCTTCAACCGTTGGGATTTTAATTTATATAAATCCGATAATTACATTTATTTTAGCGATATTTTATTTTAAAGAATCAATAAATATGTTACAAATTGGATCCTATTTATTAATTTTGTTATCGATTGTGATTTTTAATTACAAAATCATAAATATTAAGAAACTAGAACCTAGCAAAAAATAG